The following is a genomic window from Benincasa hispida cultivar B227 chromosome 7, ASM972705v1, whole genome shotgun sequence.
GAGGTTGGAGCAATTGAGCCATTGCTTGCCTAGAGACAATGATAAAAGGTTAGATGATAATGACAATTCCATATCAGGTAAAGTCATCTTCTACTCTAAAATGTCTTTTCTGATCATTGTGTTGAAAACCAACTTAAGTATCAAGCATCGTAGTAGTGtgttattttgattattttgtaggTGACATATTTCTTAAAATATAGATTCACCATCAGTAACACATGAAGGCCAGACGAGTCTTTTTGTCCAAATTTTGCCATCAACATTTCCAATTGCATCAAATTTGACGTTAAACTTAAATAGATgttgcaattttttttctcgATTGATCAATTTCTGCTAAtagaaacaaaacataaaactcAATGATGAAATGCATCACTTTAAAACCTAAGGGTAAAATCGAAATCCAACTCAAATCTCAAGGGGTTAAAAGTGCAATATAACCCAATAAAGTAAATCCAAATCCCACGGACAACCAAAAACTTTgcctaaaataaattttaatttatatataagatatttaggttattatataaacattttaGAACTCTAAATTACAATATAACTAAAAGAGGTGGTCCATTTGAGCAACTTTTATTCCACTGGATAACAAGAAACTATAATTAGCTAGTTCAAGTAAGGGACAGGAACAAGTTTAAGAAGTGATTTCTTGGCAACAGTAAGACCAACATCTTCTTCCATATCTACATCTTCTTCTTTCATTCCATCCGGCAATTTCCAATCAAAACACAGTAATAAATTAGCCAATGTCAACTCTATCGTAAAGATTCCCATATTCATCCCAGGACAAACTCTTCGACCAGCTCCAAAAGGTAATAACTCAAAGTTTAGTCCCTTATAATCAATATTGCTTTCCATAAACCTCTCTGGAAAGAACTTTTCAGGGTTAATCCAACACTCTGGGTCTCGCCCGATGGCCCATACATTGACGTGAAGATGAGCCTTGGGATCGATATCATAATCATTGAGCTTAAAATGAGACATAGTTTCTCTTGGAAGTAGAAGTGGGGCTGGTGGATGCAACCTTAGAACCTCTTTCACTACCATTTTTAGATATGTTAGCTTTTCAAGGTCGATTTCTTGCACTCGATCTTTCTTTATGCAACTTCTAATATGGTCTTGTAGCTTCTTCATCACCTTTGGGTTTGTAATCAACTCTGTCATTGCCCAAACAATGGCGTTTGCGCCTGTTTCCACTCCGGCCAAAAAGATATCCTAAAGTGCACACACATTCTTAAGatgaaggaaaataaaaaaaaaatcaaagttggAAAAGTGTAACCGAATTCCGTTTGATaagaatttgatttttggttttttattttcgaAAAGAGTACTATTGATGCACTGATCTTTATGCATTTAGACTCtcatcaaataataaaaaatgaattaaaatatttcgaaaaaaaattaagaagaatTTATCTC
Proteins encoded in this region:
- the LOC120082255 gene encoding cytochrome P450 71B23-like — its product is MDAFFEQVVDDRINFKPTSRNEENIIDVLLRMERDNNSQFDALILTQDCIKALIMDIFLAGVETGANAIVWAMTELITNPKVMKKLQDHIRSCIKKDRVQEIDLEKLTYLKMVVKEVLRLHPPAPLLLPRETMSHFKLNDYDIDPKAHLHVNVWAIGRDPECWINPEKFFPERFMESNIDYKGLNFELLPFGAGRRVCPGMNMGIFTIELTLANLLLCFDWKLPDGMKEEDVDMEEDVGLTVAKKSLLKLVPVPYLN